A region from the Gloeocapsa sp. PCC 73106 genome encodes:
- a CDS encoding PAP/fibrillin family protein, which yields MLTKSNDLLSTIESLKTPSQSKLGSPLTDVQLKPDEAKQIESLVDALETLNPYRYPLLYKPQLLDGVWLLHYSTSQEIRALTRLKWGFLVGKVYQVIDVASQSFLNQAFVTHRLALLSGFVLVTAVFTPATEDSPLPNDKLNIQFQQRYLAITKIGNISTPSLTPFKVVEARNPKGRVPSFKITYLDENLRIGRGGDGGLYILSKSQDNLLDYFSFTKKKSKT from the coding sequence ATGTTAACTAAATCTAACGACCTACTTTCTACCATTGAATCACTCAAAACTCCAAGTCAGTCTAAATTAGGTTCTCCCTTGACTGACGTACAGTTGAAACCAGATGAAGCAAAACAAATTGAATCTTTAGTTGATGCTTTAGAAACTCTCAACCCCTATCGTTATCCCCTGCTTTATAAACCCCAACTCCTCGATGGTGTTTGGCTACTCCACTATTCAACTTCTCAAGAAATTCGCGCTCTAACCCGTTTAAAATGGGGTTTCCTAGTGGGTAAAGTCTATCAAGTCATCGACGTTGCTTCTCAATCTTTTTTAAATCAAGCTTTTGTCACTCATCGACTAGCATTATTATCTGGATTTGTTTTAGTCACCGCTGTCTTTACTCCAGCGACAGAAGATTCACCCCTTCCTAACGATAAGTTAAATATTCAATTCCAACAACGCTATCTAGCTATTACTAAAATTGGCAATATTTCTACTCCTAGTTTAACCCCTTTTAAGGTCGTAGAAGCGCGCAACCCCAAGGGAAGAGTTCCATCTTTTAAAATTACCTATTTAGACGAAAATCTGCGTATCGGTAGAGGAGGAGATGGAGGTTTATATATACTTTCCAAATCTCAAGACAATTTATTGGATTATTTTTCTTTTACCAAAAAGAAGAGTAAAACGTAA
- a CDS encoding DUF2808 domain-containing protein, which produces MKRKIIVFGCVSLLSTYLLNAEFIGAQTANVFTGKPPSLVRASIPHNSTNWRLPWYYFTLNLPADSRESLSQVTISPGRNFEEIVFRLEDTIAFQGELNNRGKAISIQQVTQDKTNQSITIIFESPIAPDTLFTVALRARSNPRTAGTYLFRIHAFPTGNNPIGMDLGVARFTFYSSFW; this is translated from the coding sequence ATGAAGCGTAAAATCATCGTTTTTGGTTGTGTTTCTCTGCTCAGTACCTATTTACTTAATGCTGAGTTTATAGGAGCACAAACTGCCAATGTTTTTACAGGAAAACCCCCTAGCTTAGTTAGAGCATCGATTCCTCACAATTCTACTAATTGGCGGTTACCCTGGTATTATTTCACTCTAAATTTACCTGCGGATTCACGAGAATCTTTGAGTCAAGTTACTATAAGTCCTGGTAGAAATTTCGAGGAAATCGTATTTAGATTGGAAGATACTATTGCTTTCCAAGGAGAGCTTAATAACCGCGGGAAAGCCATAAGTATTCAACAAGTCACTCAAGATAAAACTAATCAAAGTATCACGATTATTTTTGAATCGCCCATTGCTCCCGATACTCTTTTTACAGTGGCTTTAAGAGCAAGAAGCAATCCTAGAACTGCGGGAACTTATCTATTTAGAATCCATGCTTTTCCCACAGGAAACAATCCGATAGGTATGGATTTAGGAGTCGCTAGATTTACGTTTTACTCTTCTTTTTGGTAA
- a CDS encoding efflux RND transporter periplasmic adaptor subunit: MGCSREPEATAPQAIPVKLETLESSTLITSSEFVGSLRATQRVSLAPRISGRILQILVPSGTEVALGTPILLLEPTQQEEQVNARRATVQSARADLTAAQSQLSSAEAQKAQAEANLERAKADLANVQSILELAQINFKRAQFLVEEGVVSQAELDVRTNDLQTSQASFNAQEKAIIAEEQAVRAAEQGIMQAKANIERTQAQIAVAEGELGVVTVSLDDNQVLAPINGVVGDFPVKVGDFVNIGQELTTLTNNQEFDLRIFVPVERRAELALGLPVEIVEGDGSEGLTGKITFISPTVDQGTQSILTEVTFDNNGNLRDDQFVTVRIIWDQQAGVLIPTTAVSTLGSQKFVYVAETGENADLVARQTPIQVGAIQGQAYQVISGVEAGDRIAVSRILDLSDGRPIAEETTTSQTN; this comes from the coding sequence ATGGGATGTAGTCGAGAACCTGAGGCTACTGCTCCCCAGGCTATACCCGTTAAACTAGAAACACTAGAAAGCTCTACTTTGATCACCAGTAGTGAATTTGTCGGCAGTCTAAGAGCAACTCAGAGAGTCAGTCTTGCTCCCAGAATTAGCGGTCGTATTCTGCAAATTCTTGTACCTAGTGGTACTGAAGTCGCTCTAGGAACTCCAATACTTTTACTAGAGCCTACCCAACAGGAAGAACAAGTTAACGCTAGACGTGCTACAGTGCAATCGGCCAGAGCAGATTTAACCGCGGCTCAATCTCAATTATCCAGCGCCGAAGCTCAAAAAGCTCAAGCAGAAGCTAATCTAGAAAGAGCTAAAGCTGATCTAGCAAATGTACAATCCATATTAGAATTAGCTCAGATCAACTTTAAACGCGCTCAATTTTTGGTAGAAGAGGGAGTAGTCTCTCAAGCAGAATTAGACGTAAGAACCAACGACCTCCAAACCAGTCAAGCTTCTTTTAATGCGCAAGAAAAGGCGATTATTGCAGAAGAACAAGCTGTAAGAGCTGCAGAACAAGGAATTATGCAAGCTAAAGCGAATATAGAGCGGACTCAAGCCCAAATAGCAGTCGCCGAAGGAGAATTGGGGGTAGTAACGGTTAGTTTAGACGATAATCAAGTTTTAGCACCTATTAACGGAGTCGTGGGAGATTTCCCGGTTAAAGTCGGTGATTTCGTCAATATTGGTCAAGAATTAACTACACTTACCAATAATCAAGAGTTCGATTTGCGTATTTTTGTACCCGTTGAGCGTCGCGCCGAGCTAGCTTTAGGTTTACCTGTGGAGATAGTCGAGGGTGATGGTAGCGAAGGTTTAACAGGGAAAATTACCTTTATTTCTCCTACGGTGGATCAAGGTACTCAAAGTATCTTAACTGAGGTAACTTTTGATAATAATGGCAATCTGCGAGATGATCAGTTTGTCACAGTCAGAATTATTTGGGATCAACAAGCAGGGGTATTGATTCCCACCACCGCGGTTTCTACTTTGGGTAGTCAAAAATTTGTTTATGTCGCTGAAACAGGGGAAAATGCGGATCTTGTTGCTCGACAAACACCCATCCAAGTGGGAGCGATCCAAGGACAAGCTTATCAAGTTATTTCTGGAGTAGAAGCAGGTGATAGAATCGCTGTATCGAGAATTCTGGATTTATCGGACGGTCGTCCCATAGCGGAAGAAACGACAACATCTCAAACTAATTAG
- the arsH gene encoding arsenical resistance protein ArsH: protein MTDFNHPPRILFLYGSLRERSYSRLVAEEAARIITDFGADVKFFHSHDLPLRGRVEASHPKVQELLELSQWSEGQVWSSPEMHGNITGILKNQIDWIPLNIGSVRPTQGKTLALLQVSGGSQSFNALNTMRILGRWMRMFTIPNQSSVAKAYQEFHEDGTMKDSPYRDRVIDVMEELYKFTMLLRDKVDYLTDRYSERKENEKSDVRL from the coding sequence ATGACTGATTTTAATCATCCCCCTCGTATTTTATTTCTGTACGGTTCACTACGGGAGCGATCCTATAGTCGTTTAGTCGCTGAAGAAGCAGCTAGAATTATTACCGACTTTGGCGCTGATGTTAAGTTTTTCCATTCCCACGACTTACCTTTAAGAGGAAGAGTGGAAGCATCCCACCCCAAGGTACAGGAGTTATTAGAACTAAGTCAATGGTCAGAGGGACAAGTTTGGTCCTCTCCAGAGATGCACGGCAATATTACAGGAATACTCAAAAACCAAATTGATTGGATTCCTTTAAATATAGGTTCAGTTCGTCCAACTCAGGGGAAAACCCTCGCGTTGCTGCAAGTTAGTGGGGGATCTCAGTCTTTTAATGCTCTCAATACTATGCGGATATTAGGACGGTGGATGCGGATGTTTACCATTCCTAATCAATCCTCTGTAGCGAAAGCGTATCAGGAATTCCATGAAGATGGGACGATGAAGGATTCACCCTATCGCGATCGCGTCATCGATGTGATGGAAGAGTTGTATAAATTTACGATGCTGTTACGAGATAAAGTAGATTATTTAACCGATCGCTATAGCGAGAGAAAAGAAAATGAAAAAAGTGATGTTCGCTTGTAA